GGAACTGGCCCGTTCCAGCTGAACACCGTGTCCTCGGACAATTTCATTTCAACCCTTCGATCAACCATGTCGCGCACTTGAGCAGTGTAGGCAGCTTTCCACTCGGTTCTTTGGCTCGTTGCTTTTCCGTCCGGAGAAACGTAGCCTCGACTGTTCTTTTATTGTTTGGCAAGGAAGCTGGATCTTCTAACCAAGGATACCTGGCGTGGCAATGTGGTTCCTTGCTGCGGCGGTCACCTGTGACATAGGTGAGGCCTCTTCTTACAACTCCAGGTTCCCTCTCTTCAGCAAGAGTCATTCATTCCTTTGCCGCCCGGCTGTCCGTTTCCGCAGCGGCAACCCCGGCATCTTGGCTCGCATGCTGCGCCAATACGATCCCACTTCCTCCACTCCAGGAAGTCCCGGTTGGTGGTTGAAGTACCTGACTCCTGGAGCTTGATGCCATCCTGTCTGTTTTGTGGAAGTTGCTCTCGGACTCTGCTGGTGAGCTCCTCGTACTGGACAGCAGCCGCTCTCATTGACCTTGCAAACTGTGACTTGGACATGGGGACCGACACAGACAGCTCCTCAAAGAGGGCAGGATGTGCTCCTCTGGCCATCTTCCCCAGGCGTCCGTCCCACAGCACGAGGTCCCCACCAGCTCTGACTCTCTGAGACGCCAGCTGACCTTCACTATGGCTCATGAGTAAATCTATTTCTCTGGGTCGCACAAGTTCATCAGGCGGTATGTCTGGGAAGAATTTCTGCTGTTGCTTCGGTGTCACAAGTTTGTGGATATTTGTGGAGTCTAGACAATAACAACCCGATTGCTGTGATTTGAGAGTGCCCTTGGGAGTGGCGTTTAGAAGGTACTGCTTTGTCTCCACCCGAATCTTCATCCCCGCAACCCCATGGACGACGACAGTGATTTCCTCACTCCTGAGGTTCAGTCTACTTGCAGCCTTCTGGGTTCTATAATTGTTGTCTGAAGCCAAGTCAATTAACGTCCCTATTTTTGTCCAGCATTAGCTGTGACTTCGAGAAGCATCATATTCACCGGCATCTCTTACAATCCACTTTCCACCGGAAGGCCCGGCTTATCTGTCACAGTGCGGAAGGCTCTGGATGCGGTGTTTGAAAATACATCGCAACACTGTTTGGCCAATTCCGGTGCAAGTTTTTCTGAAGAACTCATCCTAATCCTCTCCATATTTCTTCCTGCCTTTATCTTCCTCTGGACCGAAACTGCTCTTTTCCTGACCTGCTCTGCTTTTCTTTATGTCAGCATTGGGGCACGGATAGTAATGATGCTCGGGAGTACGCTCATCCTTGCAGTCTTGGTCTTTACACAGACAGGCGGGTTTATAATATGAACAGTCATCATGAACCTTGATACACCTCTTGCATGCCGCCACCTTTCTTACAGCAGCCTCTTTTTCTGGTAGCTTTGGTGCTCGAAACCGTTTGCAAAAGTGGAGCTTCCTTTTGTGCTTTCCATCACCGCAGACGACACACCGTGCATGGTCGTCGCCCGACTTGGTAGACTTGGCTCAGCCCTGGTTTCTCTTCTACTCGGCTCTTCAACCCTCAGTGGCTCCAGCTGCTCATATACGCTCTCTTGCTCTTTGGGGAATTCCAAGAGACTGTCAAACCGATTATCTGGTGCCACAGCATTTCCCCTGTCAGCGACATAGACCAGCCATTCCTTTTTGAGAATTTCTGGAAGTTTACTTTCAATTGAACTTGTCACCAGCGGATTTTTGATAGCATCCCTGTCTCCAAGGCCACTCAAGTCGTGAAGTGCCTTCTGCACAGTTTAAATTAATTCCATTATTTTCCGTGGCTGAtaatttctggcattttctgtaacTCCTCCACAATTTCAACAGCAATGCGCGTTCGATTCCCATAGCGGTTTTTGAGAACACGGAAGATGTCATCTGCAGTGTGATACGTAGAGAGGCGAAGGTCTCATCTGATTTGGTGGTCCAGACTGTCCGGTAGTTGAATCTTTATCACCTCTCTTGAACAGGTCGGCTCTCCCTGCCTCAGGAGTGCTTCCCAGTCCTTTCTCCATCTGTGAAAATCACGTTTTCTGCCAGTAAACTTGGAGAGGGCCGTCAGTTTCAGTCTGATGGCTGGCGTGGGAAAATTGGAGGAAAAGCCGTTGGTGTTAGTCTTTCAGCATCctcctttctcctttctttcttGGAAACCAACTTGGTGATGTGGAGTTCGAGCCAATTTAGGCGACTCAGAAGTTGCTTCCGATCACCTGGCGGGATCCAGCATTTCCACCGACCATGCACCTCCTTCGCTGTCTGTACCAGTCGTTGCAGGTGGTTAAGCATGAAGTCATACGCCTCCTGGTGGCCATCGGGTTGTACAGCAGCGACGGTTTCACATTCATCCTCTGCTGCTTGTAGTGCTGTGAACATTTCAACATTTCCAAAGTTGTTCCAAAGAGTCTCCTGGATTAGGCTTCTGACCTCCTTCCGTTTCAACTCACATTCATTTGCCGTCTTTGCCAGGTCGGCTTTTTGCTGTTCAGTTAACACGGCTACTTTCTCTGCGTTCAGCTCCGCCTCCCGTTCCGCAATGAATCCGGCCCCCACATCATCATTGGCTTCCATGACTTTCTCGGCTTCTGctgtgagtttattgaaactgacTCCGAGATTCTCTTCAGACATGTTTTGATGGGCCCTGGTAATACTGTTGGCCAGACGAGAAAATAATCATTTTGCTGTCGTTCGCTTTACCTTGAGTTGATCAACTGATTTCCCAATAGCTTGATCAGCCATGTTTGATTCCGCCTGCAGGCTGTTCACAGTTGAAAGGGCAAGTACAACTTTTTAATGGCGCTTTGATGTTGTTTTATCTCAACTTGATTTTCTTCCTTCTTAAGGATTCCAAGTTATTGCTCCTACTGCTCCAGCTCAAGTCTCCCAGATTTCCGTTTCCTGTCCTCCAGTTTCCCGGTCAAAAAGTTTTTTTTCCCACTGTCAAGCAGCATTTTCACTGTAAAGCAGTGTTTTCACCGTCAAcacgcacaaaacgctggtggaacgcagcaggccaggcagcatctataaggagaagcgcttaGTGGTCCAGAGCTtagtgttgcttaaatttccagcatctgcagatttcctcgtgtttgccttttcaCTGTCAACCAGTTTTTCACTGTCAAGTCGGAGTTCTTGTTCTGTTGTTTGAACATGTGCAGCCTCCCCACTTGAAAGAGATTGAATGCGCCTACCTGAAGGTTTTTAACTGGTttccactcaatgaccaaacaactTTTCCTTATATTTTTCGCAACTGCGGCAGTTAGTTCCGTTAGTTCTTAGTCATAAGTCATAAAAAATGTCATAAGTAATCAGTCATAAGTTTTCATTAGGTTCAGGTTAAGGTTGAGGTgaaaaactggctgcctctcGGATTTTGTAGACGAATTCGGACCTGCACCTCGGTTTCTCTACTGAACCGTTATGGCCTCCGACCGGGCGAACTCTCTCGAAGGTTCGCGAGCTCTTAAGCCCCACGTCATCTCCAAGAAGCGCCTGCGCGCGATGGGCCCCGTGTCGGAGTTAACTCAAACGCAGTGACAGCGGTGCTCTTTTCCATGAAACGGTCTCCAGTTATTTAAAGTTCGGCATCTTACCGCAGATTCCAACGCTGCTCTCGGACTGCCGGCGTGATGATGCAAACTGATACCAAACTGTTTCAGGCAGTAGGTTCTGTCTGGTCTATCAGTAAATTCTTGTTCTTGCTTTTAaccatataaatattattttcttttgcctctaggTCCCAATGCTTTCTAGAAACTCAAGTTTGACTTGACACTCACCTTACTCCCCACCGCTCCGCCATCTCACCACAAGTCATAGGAACTGAAATACTCATTCcgtccattgagtcttctccaccattcgatcacgaCTATTggattatccctctaaaccccattctgctgcctttgcCCCgtcacctttgacactcttattaATCAACAACGCACCATTTATTTACTTAAAGCCTATTACTCCGCTGGGTTTAGGACAGCAAtgcagaggttcaccaggatgttgtctggattagaggcatGAGCTGCTGTGTAAGGAGAGttcggacaaacttgggctgttttctctgctgTGAAGGCGGCTCAGGATGAGCTGAGAGAGCTTGATCAGATTACcagaggtatagacagagtagagaGCTGCCACTTTTAACCTTCTGCGTCCAAATGTCCAATAGCAGAGATCAAGCATTTAGAGAgtttgcagaagaggttcaccaggatgttgtctggattagaggcatGAGCTACTGTGTAAGGAGAGttcggacaaacttgggctgcttCTTTGACGTGGAGGAGGCTCAGGGTGCCCTGACACGGCTTGATAAGATTAaaagagatatagatagagtagatagctgCCATTTTAAATCTTCGGGTCAAAATACCTAATACCAGACAGCATGCATTTAGGTAGATGAGGggcctgtggaatttattgccactgacGGCACAGTTGCCAAgtgattatttaaagcagaggttgatcagtGCTTGatcagtaaaggcatcaaaggtcatggggagagggcagggaatggggttgagaagggaaaTAAAAGACACACGGGCAGACTCATTTAGGGGCTCTTGTCTGGCACGGAGCAGGGGGGGCTGAACACCGGTTCGTTTTCCACTCTCGGACCTTCACTGAGACCATTTCCCATCAGTACATGTTTTACCAACAGTAATTTCAATGttcaagttcaatgtaaatttattatcaaaatgtgttAAGCAGATGTTATCGAACAATTCCTTTTCTTGTTGGCAAGGTGACTCAATGCTCACCCCCAATCTTGGGGAGGGAATGGGACCAATTCcagaggggagggttgggtgaGTGTGGGACTTTGTGAAGGAGTCCGAACTCCAtcctcctcattccccttccccttctcactcccctccctccccactccactgatgtgtttgtgagagagacagagagacctgTGTGCCCAGTCACATTCCGTTAGTGATGTGCTGTCCCTACCTACACACTCTCACTCCTCTGTACACAGCAATCCTCACAAGctcaaatgatccaaaaatcttatcccctccctcctgcaccaactctttagccacatgttaaactgtataatcttctgaTCCCTGCCACATCACACGGacagcagtcctgagatcacagGCCTGGAGGAGCTGTCCTTTCAATTAGCACctcactccctgaactcccttaaCTTAACCTTGTTACTCTACCAGCCCATATCATTgttacccacatggaccacgaccttcactgttcaccctccTGGGGAATGCTGAGCACTCAACCTGAGATGACCCAGATGCCAGCATGCAGGAGGGAATTTCATTCTCATTTCATTCATCCTGGAATTTCATTCTCACCTACAGAACATCCTGTCAGTTCCCTGAGCTAACAAGCCACGTAACaacacagctcacctcttctcctccctgcCCTTCTCAGTCTCAGAgccatgctcagtgccagagaccctatTGCTGTGACTTTTCTTTGCCATGTCATCCCACCATCCCCGACTGTACCTAAAGTGATACCTGTGTTGTTCAGAGGGATGGGCACAGGGGGAAACAGAGAGTCCAGTTTCTTCCTCACtgtcacccagttccctgtgCCGTGCACCTTGGGTGCAAATACCTCTCAAATGTCCtacctatcaccccttcagcctcctgaatgatctggagttcatccagttccagctgcaACTCCGTAATGTGGATTGTTCAGAGCTGAAGCTGGATGCCTTTCTCAcaggtgtagttatcagggacacAGCAGGGtcctctgccttcccacatcccagaaaGCAGCTTTCCACCACCCCGCCTGTCATCTCCACTGTATCAACTGAGAAAATGTAAAGAAGGGGCAAAAAAAATTCTACATCCATCATGATTTTGCCTTCTTTGACTGACTGCTCTCCCCACTGAAACCTCAAAGAATTAAAGCCTCAAAGTCTCCgctccaactctgtccactccaacagtgACAGCTCCATTTGCTCCAGCTAATGAAGGTTTTCTTGATAATCCATCCTGACTGTGGAGTGGCCACCGCTGAAAGCTCAAAAATAACCTGCCCTGAACCACTGCCTTTAATATTCCATTGGTGAACCTGAGTGAATTACGTCCTCTGAAGCTTATGATCTCTCAGATTCACGTTGGGTCAAAGCTTGATACGGTGACACAAGGATGAATGACTGATTGAAACCCATCCCAGTCAgagcaggtgaccaccctcaccacagtgtgaacccaccactgtctctgcagtgtggatcagtgtgtgaatgccttcccacagtctgagcaggtgatcacactcaccccagtgtgaacccacctctgtctctgcagtgtggatcagtgtgtgaatgccttcccacagtctgagcaggtgatcacactcaccccagtgtgaacccacctctgtctctgcagtgtggatcagtgtgtgaatgccttcccacagtctgagcagttgatGTTCAGTCAGTTGAGATGTCTGAGCgaattcattcccacaatcaGAACAGGTGACTGGCAtcgcccagtgtgaactcgctgatggacTTTCAAGcctgatgaccgagtgaatccctttccacaatctgagcaggtgaacggtttctccccagtgtgagttcgGCAGTGCCTCACCAGGTTGGATGAcgcagtgaatcctttcccacattcacgacacgtgaacggcttctccccagtgtgaattcggcagtgcttcacaaggtgggatgagtcaatgaatcccttcccacattcagagcacgtgaatggcttctccccagtgtgaattcggatGTGCTTCACAAGGGAGTATGAATCAGCGAATCCCTTCCTACATTCGGAGcagctgaacggcttctccccagtgtgaattcgctgatgtacatTCAGATGagacgactgagtgaatcccttcccacattgagagcatgtgaatggcttctccccagtgtgaattcggcagtgcttcacaaggtgggatgagtcagtgaatcccttcccacattcagagcacgtgaatggcttctccccagtgtgaattcggcagTGCTTCACAAGGGAGAATGAAtcagtaaatcccttcccacattcagtgcagctgaacggtttctccccagtgtgaattcgctgatgtactttcagaTGAGATGACTGGGTGAACCCCTTGCCACATTGAAagcagctgaacggtttctccccagtgtgaactcgctgatgttcagtcagttgagatgaccgagcaaATCCTTTTCCACATTCAGAGcaaatgaacggcctctccccagtgtgaactcggtagtgCCTCACAAGTTTGGATGAgtcactgaatcccttcccacattcagagcaagtgaatggcctctccccggtgtgaactcgctggtgtctctgtagtgtggatgaacgagtgaatcccttcccacagtctaagcaggtgaacgacATCTtttcagtgtgaactcactggtgttcattcagttgagatgattcagtgaatcctttcgcacacagagcaggtgattggcctctccccggtgtgaacttgctggtgtcacTGTGGCATGGTtgagtgtgtgaatgccttcccaccaTGTAAACAGGTTACTGTCTTCTCACTGGGGAATTTTCAGATGTATATTTAGCACCGACGACAGAATGAATTGCTTCCCGCTGTCAGAACAGGTGTAGCATCTCACTGTGGTGTGAACTTcctgatgtatcttcaggctgGATGACTGGGTAGTTTCCCTCCctcacactgagcaggtgaatggcctctccccactgtgaactcactggcgtgtctgcgggtaggctgtgagtgaatcccttcccacactgagagaaggagaatgatatcTCACTGCGATCAATCATCTGGCAATTCAGACAGTCAGATGTTTGAATCCCTTCTACAATCAATGcagttgaagaactgatctccagtgagcaaatgctggtgtgttctcagctCCCGGTTCCAGTGGATAACACTGAGTTACAAcagaaaacttcatttcagaCACAAAACACATTTCCAGCTGGGATGGGATAATTCTTCATCTCCAAGGATTGACAATAGATGTGTCGGTCTTGCAAAGAAAATATTTGGCCAATCCTTATATATCCGTAAATAGACAGCCCATGCACAAGTGTTCTGCCATTTCAAACCTGTAAAAATATTTGAAAGGACATCAATAGGTGAAGGACAGTTTTTCAGGTGAGATTTTAGTCTGTGGTGAGAACATAAGGAAAAGGAGTAGGAGAACATCATCTGGCCCGTCTCcaccaacctgccttttccccatcgcCCTTCATTCCccttctttgcaaacatctatCCAACCTCGTCTCAAAtgcatttactgaggtagcctccactgcttcattgggcagagaaatcTATAGATTCCCAACTCTTGGGGGAAatcttcatctccatcccaaaTGCCCCGAATGTTAAAgtgatgtcctctagttctactctcaactaccagtggaaacaacttttctaccTCTACCTTAACTATCTGAATCATAATTttgcatgtttctataagatcatcTCTCAATGTGAGCTCTGGCATCAGAATATCACCCAGTTCATCTCATGTTGAGATATACCACAGGTGACTGTGggaagcagatggagttcaacctggtggttcatttcggtaggtccaatttgaagacagaatacaatattaatgataggactcttggcagtttggaggagcaGCGAGATCGTGGGATCTATGTCAATAGTTCatgcaaagctgctacgcagctggacaatgtttttaagaaggccttcatcagacatgggactgagttcaaaagtGGTGAGGTACTACTACAGATATAAAAGGCCTTCGTTAGGCCCTACttttagcactgtgttcaattctgatcacctcacaACAGGAAAAAACACTCtaaatagggtgcagaggagtttgacaaggatgttgcttggattggagagcacgcCTTACAAGAGTAGGCTGAGTAAActttggagcgatggaagatgagaggtgacctgagagagttgtataagatgatgagaggcattgatcgtgtggatagccagaggtttctccccagggctgaacgagccaacatgagggggcatagttttaaggtgcttggaagtaggtacaagggggataccAGAGATAAGCTTTTTTTTTCACtctcttttcacacagagagtggcaggtacatggaatgcaccgccagcgacggtggaaaaggtggatacaataagggtcttttcagacactgttcggtaggtacgtgcaatgcactgccagcgacggtggtaaaggtggatacaataagggtcttttcagacactgttcagtAGGTACGTGGAGCTGGGAATAATAGAGGGATATTTGGTAGTGAAACTCTTGGcagattctagagtaggttatatggtcggCATGAGGTTGTcatccgaagggcctgtaatgaattGCAGACTTATGTTTCTGTGTTTATATGTGAACTCCCCATCTTCTAACAAGGCATGGATCAAGCCTCCTGACTGACCAACAAAATCTCTGACTGTATTCCTGTCTGTATGAGAAAGGGCTCTACTTCTGCCTTCAATCAACCTatgacttggctcagtctgtctctgtcctttggtattatttcaagttcATGTTCCACAACACGACAAAGTGAACTTGTTACTACATGTCTGATCCTGGAGATTTTCTAATTACTGGGATCCCCTCCCCCCAGCTGAGTGACAGTGATGAACCCatcgatggcaatgccaatgactaTGAAGGGGTGGGCAGTAGTTACTCTCATTGGAGTGTGGcacttttgtgatgtgaaagctacaggTCACCTGTCATCGAGGACAAAGGTGTTTCATATCGTTATTTACCCAGAGAGAACTAAAGCTGACCGGAGGATTTTTTTTATGCTATACAATAGTAATTGACATTCTCACCGACTGGGAGGTAGACTCTTTATCTGAGAGTAACCGGACACTATATTTTTGTTCCGAGGTACTGATCCTCGGATTTACATGGCTGGAAGTCGCTGCGTTAGGGACAATCTCTATGGGGACAACGCTGGCCTGTCAACCATGGCTGCCTCCTTACCCAGAAGACAGCACGGCGGAGAAACCTGTCCATCAGCCATCCAAGGACCCAGCGATGCGCATGCGCCGGAGAAATGGCGGCGCCGCCAGCTCTCAACCGCCGTAAACTCCCCGTGACTCGGGTAAATCGTGGGACTGAGAGAGACGGAAAGGACCGGGATTGTCCTGAGGTGCGGGACCAGTGTGGACGGAGCTCATGGTAATTTTCCTTTAATCGCGGTTCAGACGCCGGTGATTAAGCTCCCACCCGCGGCCCCGCTCCTACCTGCGTCCGATCCCCGAGAGCCTCTCGTCTGCTGAGCGCATGCGCAATGTTCACGATTGGCTGTGCCGCCCACGCATGCGCATTGGTTTAAACAGGATTAAAAAATCTGCAGAcgcggaaatccaaagcaacacgtggaggaactcagtggggcagaaagcaactatggagaggagagaacagtcggcgtttcagacccacacccttcttcaggactggaaagtcagTATGTGGGGGGAGATGAAGTGATAGGGCAAACCGGGAGACGGGgagagtaaagagctgagaagttaatGAGTcagagagataaagggctggagaataataatattttattgatcctgagtgggaaattcatttcgttacagcagcaacatttagaaATACACTTAACAGTGTGCAGACTTTACTAATAAGAAAGtagagaataataatatacacagtaatactgtaccaatgtgcaataatattgCATGAAATAATAATGCAGGgattattgaactaagatgtgtgTTCACCTATCTCAGAAAGATGAACTCTTGCAGTTGGTAAGAAACAATTTCTGTAACTATGCTTGAGACGGCGGGGATGAGTGAGTCTGTTagaaagagggatggggaatctgCTGCCTGTCGGGTAGGTGATGGAGAGGATATGACAGATTGTCCATAATCGGTAAGTTTATCAAAGAATGGATCCATGTCTCCTGATGAGTTTACTTTGTCTTTTTgcaccgatgctgctcccccaacagaaagcagcaaagaagactgcactcgctacaacagactggtaaaagatctgcACCAACCTGCCTCACACATTCAAGCATCTCGGCTTCCTTAGAAGACAAAGTCTACTCATCCCCTTCTTGAAAACaacctttctgttggtttttcagTCATGTCTTTACCCGAGGTGAACACCCAACTAATTGTCCTCCACCACAGTGACCTCTGCTCCCAGAATGTGTGCAGGACTCGTCACTgtcctcttcctcctaaaatcaatcaccatTTCCCTGGTTTcggccacattcaggagcaggtgattcctccTCACTATTCCACAATCCtgtccaccagtcctctgtaCCCCGACTCCTGCCCATCTCTAATGCACCCAACTaccgcagagtcatcagagaacttctgcaagtgGCCAGACTCAGAGTTGTACTGAAAGTCTGAGGCGCACAGTGTGAACGGaaacggagacaggacagtcccttgtggGGCTTCAGAGACACTCACCTCCACTTCAGGCACAGAACTACCGAGCGGTACAAACTGGGGTCTGTCTGCCAGGAAGGCAGTGATCCAGGAGAGAGTGAATTTGTCTACACCCATTCTTTGCAATTTCTTGCTCAGAAGACGCGGATAGATTACACTGAAGGCACTAGAGCGATTTAAAGTGATGATTCTCACAATGCCACCAGCATCATTCCAGTGGGAGTGAGCTCACTGCAACAGGTGGATGACAGAACACAGAAGcaaagaaaacctgcagcacaacacTGAGCCCAACATGTCCTTATCGTAGAACTGCCTCGGCTTGCccatagctccatgtacctatccaggagtctctgaaaagaccctatcgtttcaaCCTCCACCacggtcgccggcagcccattccacgcactcagcactctctgcgtaaaaaacacaggccactgacatctcctctgtatctacttacAAGCACCTTCAGTATACCTCCATTCGTGCtcgccagttcagccctgggaaaaagcctctgactatccacatgatcaatgcctctcattatcttgtacacctccatcaggtcacctctcatcctccgtcgctccaaggagaaaagccaggttcactcaaccgattctcataaggcatgctccccaatccaggcaacatccttgtaaatctcctctgcaccctttctatggttttcacatccttcctgtagtgaggcgaccagaaataaGCAGAGTAATcagagtgaggtctgaccagggtcatatataggtgcaacattacctctcagctcttaaacccaTGCACCgcgtgccttctttaccacaaatacaacttgtgtagcagctttgagtgtcctgtgaacccggaccccaagatccctctgatcctccacactgcctagagtcttaccattaatactacgttctgctatcatatttgacctaccagatgaactacctcacacttctctgggttgaactccatctgcctcttctcagcccagttttgcatccgatcaatgtcccgttgtagcCTGTGACATTCCTGGGcgatctctactctctttcttggaaAAGGGAACAGCATCTGCATCCCTCCAATCGTCTGAAAcgtctcccgtcctcattgatgatgcaaagatcatcgccggaggctcagcaatctcctccctcacttcccacagtgtcctggggtacatcccattgggtgtcggtgactt
The genomic region above belongs to Hypanus sabinus isolate sHypSab1 chromosome X2 unlocalized genomic scaffold, sHypSab1.hap1 SUPER_X2_unloc_7, whole genome shotgun sequence and contains:
- the LOC132385953 gene encoding gastrula zinc finger protein XlCGF8.2DB-like, whose translation is MSFTCLDCGKGFTRSSTLQRHQRVHTGERPFTCSECGKGFSDSSKLVRHYRVHTGERPFICSECGKGFARSSQLTEHQRVHTGEKPFSCFQCGKGFTQSSHLKVHQRIHTGEKPFSCTECGKGFTDSFSLVKHCRIHTGEKPFTCSECGKGFTDSSHLVKHCRIHTGEKPFTCSQCGKGFTQSSHLNVHQRIHTGEKPFSCSECRKGFADSYSLVKHIRIHTGEKPFTCSECGKGFIDSSHLVKHCRIHTGEKPFTCRECGKGFTASSNLVRHCRTHTGEKPFTCSDCGKGFTRSSGLKVHQRVHTGRCQSPVLIVGMNSLRHLN